A window of Sebastes umbrosus isolate fSebUmb1 chromosome 6, fSebUmb1.pri, whole genome shotgun sequence genomic DNA:
actgtcctcagtgctcCCCGACCGCAtcgtgccgccagatcggggctcaGCCCACGTAAAAAAGGTACCAGGGGTCTGTAGcaatgtcggcaacccacccgacccgtcttgaaacacggaccaaggagtctaacgcacgcctgagtcagagggtgcaagcaaaaccctgtgacgcaatgaaagtgagggtcggtgcgcgccggctgaggcgggatcccggcccagcggggtcgggcgcaccaccgtaaagtggtatcgcggtcgttgtatcggagccgttttgcgagtacgagtacatgagcacagtatcggacccgatacccgatactggtatcggtgcgtCCCTAGCTGATACCGTCACCACGTGGCCCAGAAGCAGAGAGTTCTGCATTGTTGAAATGACTTTATGTAATaaatgaaagttaatttcatGTGTACGGCTCTGAGGGTTGAGACGTAGCCTCCTGCTAACATCCTGTTAGAGGAGCTGGATATTATCTGGAGTCccagctgacctctgacctctgacctgtgacCTGTGGTCTCTCCTGTGTCTAAAGATGAATGTGGGCGTAGCTCACAGCGAGGTGAACCCCAACACCAGGGTGATGAACAGCAGAGGAATATGGCTCACCTACCTGCTGCTGACCGTCGTGCTGCACATCGTCCTGCTCAGCATCCCGTTCTTCACCGTGCCGCTCGTCTGGACCCTCACCAACGTCATCCACAACCTGGTCAGTTAGAGAGGTTCATTATTCAGCGTTTATTACACATCTGAGACACAGAGCTTTATGTTCAGGGATGGGCAATACGATGATATCTATCATGTGACGATACCCACAGATATCTTTCTATACTGTTTATACTGTGGTATTTAtcctatatactgtagtatCTCTAGTATTAGACCACAATGAGCACGACTACCatgtgttaaaggaatagttcaacattttgggaaatatggtTATTCGCTTTCTTCCGAGAGTTAGACGACAACATCGATAAACTCTCACATCAGTTTTTATCCAATATTTATAAATCAGTATCACAATCCTGTTTAATCTAAACAATGTTCACTTTGTTCCACTTCTCTGTGAAAACGCTCGGCCCTGCAGTCTGAGCATTATTACTCTGTGGCTACTAGTAGTAccactagtactagtagtactaccagtagtactactactactactactactactactagtactagtagtagtactagtagtactactactagtactactattagtactagtagtagtagtagtagtagtgtgcATCTCTTCTGTGTGCTGTGTCCTCTGCAGGTGATGTACCTGTTTCTACACACAGTGAAGGGAACTCCCTTTGAGACACCAGACCAGGGCAAAGCTCGCCTGCTCACACACTGGGAACAGATGGACTACGGCGTCCAGTTCACGTCGTCACGCAAATTCCTCACCATCTCGCCGATTGTTCTGTACGTAAGTGTAAAAAGTCGTCTGCAGTGTCTCTCTCACTGTGATGCAGTTAAAgatcgggatcaataaagttactatctatctatctatgataATCACGAGAGGCTgggatattatattatactactatataatattatatatataaataaatataatactgTATGCTCTCTGGGGCTGTGCCCATCAAGCCACTCTGTGAAGACCGACGCTGCGTCTCAATTGGTACGTTTTCTAACAATAATAACTAGAATTCGTACGTAGTACGcgtacttccgtacttacactTGCTATTTGGAGTGCATAAGTGTGTTCACACTGAGAGGAATGGAAAATGCAGAACACTGTAAGTACccagatgttgtactcaaaacggtgaAAACGTTCtcactagggatgttaataattaaccgtttaaccgttaacccacattaagcattttaactgattaacgctatcggttaaaacggttaaaagaaatgttaataatgaactcaaaagctgagcagctcggaggagcggctcgtcactttaaggagaaaagctggtccaccttaacagcccaccttaagaggcggagccggagttgcaggatacaggaagtcggctccggtctctccggctctcttgagcggagcggaggagttgtagtttagtagcatttattcaccaacaaataa
This region includes:
- the ormdl2 gene encoding ORM1-like protein 2 isoform X2 — its product is MNVGVAHSEVNPNTRVMNSRGIWLTYLLLTVVLHIVLLSIPFFTVPLVWTLTNVIHNLVMYLFLHTVKGTPFETPDQGKARLLTHWEQMDYGVQFTSSRKFLTISPIVLYILASFYTKYDATHFLINTSSLLSVILPKLPQFHGVRIFGINKY
- the ormdl2 gene encoding ORM1-like protein 2 isoform X1, whose product is MNVGVAHSEVNPNTRVMNSRGIWLTYLLLTVVLHIVLLSIPFFTVPLVWTLTNVIHNLVMYLFLHTVKGTPFETPDQGKARLLTHWEQMDYGVQFTSSRKFLTISPIVLYVHSRQFLHKIRCHAFSNQHQLPPQCHPPKAASVSRSTDIWDQQILTEETERWILTTNTGLCSFC